One region of Ptiloglossa arizonensis isolate GNS036 chromosome 8, iyPtiAriz1_principal, whole genome shotgun sequence genomic DNA includes:
- the Osi9 gene encoding DUF1676 domain-containing protein Osi9, translated as MFKYVVTAAVLVASVLAAPAAQDQPQVETSILEEALDVYASCSGEESLAVCLKLKALRFVDRAARSADIDVVDGFKIVQTEEAKSGSRAENARSLNDIESTLPSEVEAKEAAINDALFDRTAKFLSTHTVELSLPEEVSRSFDEARGKKKKIVKSLMPILLLLKLKAAALIPIALGALALLALKALVIGKIALIVSAIIALQKLFANKHQSYEVVAHPVHTYGHEEHHDHHGWARSAGSDLAYNAYKPSE; from the exons ATGTTCAAGTACGTGGTAACCGCCGCGGTGTTGGTAGCGTCCGTTCTCGCCGCCCCCGCAgctcaggatcaaccccaggtgGAGACGTCGATCCTCGAGGAGGCGCTCGACGTTTACGCGTCGTGTTCCGGTGAGGAGAGCCTCGCCGTGTGTCTGAAACTGAAGGCGTTGCGTTTCGTGGACCGTGCCGCTAGGTCGGCGGACATCGACGTGGTGGATGGGTTCAAGATCGTGCAGACCGAGGAGGCCAAGTCGGGCAG CCGGGCTGAGAACGCCAGGTCCTTGAACGACATCGAAAGTACCTTACCCAGCGAGGTAGAGGCCAAGGAGGCAGCGATCAACGATGCCCTCTTCGACAGAACGGCCAAGTTCCTATCTACCCACACGGTTGAGCTGAGTCTGCCCGAGGAGGTCTCCAGATCGTTCGACGAAG CCCGtggcaagaagaagaagatcgtCAAGTCTCTGATGCCGATCCTGCTGCTCCTGAAGCTGAAAGCTGCTGCCCTGATACCCATCGCGCTCGGTGCTTTGGCTCTTCTGGCTCTGAAGGCCCTGGTGATAGGCAAGATCGCGTTGATCGTCAGCGCAATCATCGCCCTGCAGAAGCTGTTCGCGAACAAGCACCAGAGCTACGAGGTGGTCGCTCATCCGGTGCACACGTACGGACACGAGGAACACCACGACCACCACGGCTGGGCGAGGTCGGCTGGCTCCGACCTTGCGTACAACGCGTACAAACCGTCCGAGTAG
- the LOC143150228 gene encoding uncharacterized protein LOC143150228, which yields MGKYTSVLWLLPVITAALALPANDKPGSDNDLMATIYSDCLKKESAHCMKYKVFSYVDKMLADKEDITLTDGITVVKTSNAEEGAPRSIESSDLETLLFDRLGRFLRTHTVKVDLKGTDILGAIESAGRSFEDFTDNAVESRGKKKKAQKILGPLLMALALKAAALLPLALGAIAAIAGKALLVGKIALVISAIIGLKKLLSSSGKHVTYEVVSHPHHSSSHVVSHDDGHGGGGGYGGGGADYGGGYSGGSGHGWARSLPQDAHDLAYRAHQPQPQA from the exons ATGGGCAAATACACGAGCGTTCTATGGCTACTTCCGGTGATCACCGCGGCCCTCGCGCTGCCGGCGAACGACAAGCCCGGAAGCGACAACGACCTAATGGCTACCATCTACAGCGACTGCCTGAAGAAGGAGTCCGCCCACTGCATGAAGTACAAAGTATTCTCCTACGTGGACAAGATGCTCGCTGACAAGGAGGACATCACGCTCACGGACGGTATCACCGTTGTCAAGACGTCCAACGCCGAGGAAGGTGCTCCGAG ATCCATCGAGTCCAGTGATTTGGAAACATTGTTATTCGATCGACTGGGAAGGTTCCTTAGGACACACACGGTTAAAGTCGATCTCAAGGGTACCGACATTCTCGGAGCGATAGAGTCAGCTGGACGCAGCTTCGAAGACTTCACAGACAATGCTGTCGAGAGTCGTGGCAAAAAGA AAAAGGCCCAGAAGATCCTCGGTCCACTGCTGATGGCCCTGGCGCTAAAGGCTGCAGCCCTGTTGCCCCTGGCCCTTGGTGCAATCGCCGCAATCGCTGGCAAGGCGCTGTTAGTCGGCAAGATAGCCCTGGTGATCTCGGCGATCATCGGGCTGAAGAAGTTACTCAGCTCGAGTGGAAAGCACGTGACCTACGAGGTGGTTTCTCATCCTCATCACAGCAGCAGCCACGTAGTCAGCCACGATGATGGCCACGGAGGTGGCGGCGGCTACGGAGGCGGTGGCGCCGACTACGGCGGCGGTTATTCCGGCGGCAGTGGTCACGGTTGGGCCAGGAGTCTGCCCCAAGATGCCCACGATCTCGCCTATCGCGCCCATCAACCTCAGCCGCAAGCATGA
- the LOC143150428 gene encoding uncharacterized protein LOC143150428 → MGHFAHRYVYLAVLVVTASARSAETNPTTNSIEEQSARSNGGNVFGDLKQIYQIYKECSDDELSPCLKVRLLSAMDRMYRSSQLNVAEGVTFVRDDPIVNEEEPAKSLQEIEASLPRALDDKEDALNTMISDKVVKFFQSHTLKLKLPNVEELQRSLVEEGRKKKKNLGGLLAIPLLIGGTLVPLALGALALLAGKALIVSKLALVLASIIGLKKLVSGSGDHGHEVVQVAGGGHGSSGWARSSHDLAYSAYKPSSA, encoded by the exons atgggACACTTCGCCCACCGTTACGTGTACCTGGCTGTCCTGGTGGTGACGGCCTCGGCAAGGTCAGCAGAGACCAACCCGACCACCAATTCCATCGAGGAACAGAGTGCAAGGTCGAACGGTGGCAATGTCTTTGGTGACCTGAAGCAGATATACCAAATCTACAAAGAGTGCTCGGACGATGAGCTCAGTCCTTGTCTGAAAGTAAGGCTCTTGTCTGCGATGGACAGGATGTACAGGAGCTCCCAGTTGAACGTGGCCGAGGGCGTTACCTTCGTTCGCGACGATCCGATCGTTAACGAAGAAGAACCAGCCAAATCTCTGCAGGAGATTGAGGCTAGCCTTCCTAGAGCGTTAGACGACAAAGAGGACGCGTTGAACACCATGATCTCCGACAAGGTTGTGAAATTCTTCCAGAGCCACACGCTGAAACTGAAGCTGCCCAACGTCGAAGAGCTGCAACGCAGTCTTGTGGAGGAAG GtcgcaagaagaagaagaacctaGGGGGTCTGTTGGCGATTCCTCTGTTGATCGGTGGTACCTTGGTCCCATTGGCCCTGGGTGCGTTGGCATTGCTGGCTGGTAAGGCGCTGATCGTCAGCAAACTGGCGCTGGTGTTGGCGTCGATCATCGGGCTGAAGAAGCTGGTCTCGGGTAGCGGAGATCACGGACACGAGGTCGTTCAAGTCGCCGGCGGCGGCCACGGATCGAGCGGATGGGCGAGATCGAGCCACGACCTCGCTTACTCCGCCTACAAGCCGTCGTCGGCTTAG